Proteins from a single region of Gordonia hongkongensis:
- the rplL gene encoding 50S ribosomal protein L7/L12 gives MAKLTADELIDQFKELTLLELSDFVKKFEEVFEVTAAAPVAVAAAGAPAAGGAEAAAEQDEFDVILEGAGDKKIQVIKVVREVVSGLGLKEAKDLVESAPKALLEKVDKEAAEAAKAKLEEAGAKVSVK, from the coding sequence ATGGCGAAGCTCACCGCTGACGAGCTCATCGATCAGTTCAAGGAACTGACCCTGCTGGAGCTCAGCGATTTCGTGAAGAAGTTCGAAGAGGTCTTCGAGGTCACCGCTGCGGCTCCGGTCGCCGTCGCCGCTGCCGGTGCCCCGGCTGCCGGTGGCGCCGAGGCTGCTGCCGAGCAGGACGAGTTCGACGTCATCCTCGAGGGTGCCGGCGACAAGAAGATCCAGGTCATCAAGGTCGTCCGCGAGGTCGTCTCGGGCCTGGGCCTGAAGGAAGCCAAGGACCTCGTCGAGAGCGCTCCGAAGGCCCTGCTGGAGAAGGTCGACAAGGAGGCCGCCGAGGCTGCCAAGGCCAAGCTCGAAGAGGCCGGCGCCAAGGTTTCGGTCAAGTAA
- a CDS encoding YoaK family protein translates to MAVRLDNYLSSNHPDIAIAAALLFLAGLVDAIAFVVLKGSFVAFMSGNSTILGASTAAGGWSTIAVVAGLVAAFFGGAVGGAALGRWGGQHSPVWVLVAVTVTLLAGTVVALTASPTAGMIVVATATGAINSALSHTSTVPGGLTYVTGTLVKSAHELVASLGTDRPWAWLAVFWMWPVFVLGAVCGGFAERHWGVAGLWAGVAIAACTLLLRVAETLSRGNSRSDGTDRAAG, encoded by the coding sequence ATGGCGGTCCGACTCGACAATTACCTGAGCAGCAACCACCCGGACATCGCGATCGCGGCGGCGTTGCTGTTCCTGGCCGGGCTGGTCGACGCCATCGCGTTCGTCGTGCTCAAGGGCAGCTTCGTCGCGTTCATGTCCGGCAATTCGACGATCCTGGGAGCGTCGACGGCCGCGGGCGGGTGGTCGACGATCGCGGTCGTCGCCGGACTCGTCGCGGCCTTCTTCGGCGGGGCCGTGGGCGGCGCGGCACTCGGTCGCTGGGGCGGACAGCACTCGCCGGTCTGGGTTCTCGTAGCCGTGACGGTGACGCTTCTCGCCGGCACCGTTGTCGCGCTGACCGCGTCGCCGACGGCCGGGATGATCGTGGTGGCGACGGCGACCGGCGCGATCAACTCGGCACTGTCGCACACCTCGACGGTGCCGGGCGGCTTGACGTACGTCACCGGCACGCTGGTGAAGTCCGCGCACGAGCTGGTCGCCTCGCTGGGTACCGATCGACCGTGGGCGTGGCTGGCGGTGTTCTGGATGTGGCCGGTGTTCGTCCTGGGCGCGGTGTGCGGCGGTTTCGCAGAACGTCACTGGGGTGTCGCCGGGTTGTGGGCCGGGGTCGCGATCGCCGCCTGCACCCTCCTCCTGCGGGTTGCCGAGACGTTGTCTCGGGGCAATTCGCGCTCAGATGGAACCGATCGGGCCGCTGGATAG
- a CDS encoding TIGR04338 family metallohydrolase: MSERDTGRARFYEAEHLVHRLFDNVSSSRTVQLAGTEVTLPAEARFASIDAVDDYVGRVLALPGVRSSFERASHPVSVRERRGQRSAHYAARVRRSNGVPVAAEIAIPSAADGRWALRELVVLHELAHHLDGTTGPAHGRGFVLTLIELVGLVLGPEAAFVYRVVLSDSGVG, encoded by the coding sequence GTGAGTGAACGGGACACCGGGCGCGCACGATTCTATGAGGCCGAGCACCTCGTGCATCGCCTGTTCGACAACGTGTCGTCGTCACGGACGGTGCAACTCGCCGGCACCGAGGTCACCCTCCCCGCGGAGGCGCGCTTCGCCTCGATCGACGCCGTCGACGACTACGTGGGCCGCGTGCTCGCGCTGCCGGGCGTGCGGTCGAGTTTCGAGCGCGCGTCGCACCCGGTATCGGTCCGCGAACGGCGCGGCCAGCGGTCCGCCCACTACGCGGCGCGGGTTCGCAGATCCAACGGTGTGCCTGTCGCCGCCGAGATCGCCATCCCGTCCGCGGCCGACGGACGCTGGGCGCTGCGTGAATTGGTGGTGCTGCACGAGCTCGCCCATCACCTCGACGGCACGACCGGCCCGGCTCACGGGCGCGGATTCGTGCTGACGCTCATCGAACTCGTCGGGCTCGTACTGGGGCCCGAAGCCGCGTTCGTCTATCGCGTCGTGCTGTCGGATTCCGGGGTGGGGTGA
- a CDS encoding glycoside hydrolase family 76 protein, translating into MDEQSKSSDLRDPNARAQAAADAIYDRHLQRAFWLPGTRAGAVAWPIGRVQAQFGSWHYWWQAHLVDLLVDAAIHRVGSDRSFDPDVADDANRLLRGIRIRNGGRWTNNYYDDMAWLGLAIERADRHLHLDHAGGLRVLAGQMLDAWVPADGGGIPWRKADQFFNAPANGPAAILLARTGHVERAVAMCDWMDANLVDPDTHLVIDGLKKLPDGSLKPETGTYTYCQGVVLGAELEALRATGDRRHLDRLARLLGAVEHHSCTDGVINGGGGGDGGLFHGVLARYLALIATDLPEVDGSDELRTRAARIVTRSADAAWAHRTEFGGRVIFSSDWRRTAVIPTDAGTKAQFVAGAVNPSEVPERDLSVQLSAWMVLEAAAAIDLGLPECDQEHTRP; encoded by the coding sequence GTGGACGAACAATCCAAATCGTCGGACCTGCGGGACCCCAACGCCCGCGCACAGGCCGCCGCGGACGCCATCTACGACCGTCACCTGCAGCGGGCCTTCTGGCTGCCGGGGACACGTGCCGGAGCCGTCGCCTGGCCCATCGGGCGCGTGCAGGCCCAGTTCGGATCCTGGCATTACTGGTGGCAGGCACACCTCGTCGACCTGCTCGTCGACGCCGCGATCCACCGCGTCGGCTCGGACCGCTCCTTCGACCCCGACGTCGCCGACGACGCCAACCGGCTGCTGCGCGGCATCCGGATCCGCAACGGCGGCCGCTGGACCAACAACTATTACGACGACATGGCGTGGCTGGGACTGGCCATCGAACGCGCCGACCGGCACCTGCACCTCGACCATGCGGGCGGACTCCGCGTCCTCGCCGGGCAGATGCTTGACGCCTGGGTGCCCGCGGACGGCGGCGGCATCCCCTGGCGCAAGGCCGATCAGTTCTTCAACGCGCCGGCCAACGGCCCGGCCGCGATCCTGCTGGCACGCACGGGTCACGTCGAACGCGCCGTGGCGATGTGCGACTGGATGGACGCCAACCTCGTCGATCCCGACACCCACCTGGTCATCGACGGTCTCAAGAAGCTGCCCGACGGTTCGCTGAAGCCGGAGACCGGCACCTACACCTACTGCCAGGGCGTCGTGCTGGGCGCCGAACTCGAGGCGTTGCGGGCGACCGGAGATCGCCGGCACCTCGACCGGCTGGCCCGGCTGCTCGGCGCCGTCGAGCACCACTCCTGCACCGACGGGGTGATCAACGGCGGAGGTGGCGGCGACGGCGGCCTGTTCCACGGCGTGCTGGCCCGCTACCTCGCACTCATCGCCACCGACCTGCCCGAGGTCGACGGTTCGGATGAACTCCGTACGCGGGCAGCCCGGATCGTGACCCGTAGCGCGGACGCCGCATGGGCTCATCGCACCGAGTTCGGCGGCCGGGTGATCTTCTCCAGCGACTGGCGACGAACCGCGGTGATCCCGACCGACGCCGGCACGAAAGCCCAGTTCGTGGCAGGCGCCGTCAATCCGTCCGAGGTCCCGGAGCGGGATCTGTCGGTGCAGTTGTCGGCGTGGATGGTGCTCGAGGCGGCGGCCGCCATCGACCTGGGTTTACCTGAATGTGACCAGGAACACACACGGCCATGA
- a CDS encoding YhjD/YihY/BrkB family envelope integrity protein → MRRPDLDAVRERVMRLPGASLMLRIVIDMARGNLTDRSMTLAAQAFTSILPVVILVLTLPGASVVDDALTQLGIPVSSLDTPTIDDPTSATTFGIVGALMTIAGATSLSRALGRMYVSIWDVAKLPWSSFWRWVVVVFLIPAAVTVQGLSTGVEATSLFGMHIGDRGVLGIGLIVAVTVLIWSVTFTAIPRLLVSSQVPMKLLVLNGLGTGILITALLAGSRVALPTLAAGTIRSYGTLGVVFVAISWLFVFALILVVTAIVVHAVATDEGRLGRWVRRWAGTPTPFVPHPSASWYDRPPGSPVDAPPTRVEP, encoded by the coding sequence ATGCGCCGTCCCGACCTCGATGCCGTACGCGAGCGCGTGATGCGGCTGCCCGGCGCCTCCCTGATGCTCCGCATCGTCATCGACATGGCTCGAGGCAATCTCACGGACCGGTCGATGACCCTGGCCGCGCAGGCCTTCACCTCGATCCTCCCGGTCGTGATCCTGGTGCTCACCCTGCCGGGCGCCAGCGTCGTCGACGACGCACTCACCCAGCTCGGTATCCCCGTCAGCAGTCTCGACACGCCCACGATCGACGACCCGACCTCGGCGACGACCTTCGGCATCGTCGGTGCGCTGATGACCATCGCCGGCGCCACCTCCCTGTCCCGTGCCCTCGGCCGAATGTATGTGTCGATCTGGGACGTCGCCAAACTGCCGTGGAGCAGCTTCTGGCGATGGGTCGTCGTCGTCTTCCTCATCCCCGCCGCGGTCACCGTGCAGGGTCTGTCCACCGGAGTGGAGGCCACCTCGCTGTTCGGCATGCACATCGGCGATCGGGGCGTCCTGGGAATCGGGCTCATCGTCGCCGTGACCGTGTTGATCTGGTCGGTCACCTTCACCGCGATCCCGCGGCTCCTGGTGTCGTCGCAGGTACCGATGAAGCTGCTCGTCCTCAACGGCCTCGGTACCGGTATCCTCATCACCGCCCTGCTCGCCGGCAGCCGCGTCGCACTGCCGACGCTCGCGGCGGGCACCATCCGCAGTTACGGCACCCTCGGTGTCGTCTTCGTCGCGATCAGCTGGCTGTTCGTGTTCGCACTCATCCTCGTCGTCACCGCCATCGTCGTGCACGCCGTGGCAACGGACGAGGGTCGTCTGGGCCGGTGGGTGCGGCGGTGGGCCGGCACACCGACACCGTTCGTCCCGCACCCGTCTGCATCCTGGTACGACCGGCCTCCCGGGAGTCCGGTGGACGCCCCGCCCACGCGCGTGGAGCCCTAA
- the rplJ gene encoding 50S ribosomal protein L10 produces the protein MAKSEKVAAVAEIAEQFKSSTATVVTEYRGLSVTQISTLRRSLGEGATYSVAKNTLVKRAAAEAGVEGLDELFTGPTAIAFIEGEPVVAAKAIKTFAKDNKALVIKGGYMDGRALSIAEIEQIADLETREVLLAKLAGAMKGNLAKAAGLFNQPASQVARLAAALQEKKNEAGETE, from the coding sequence ATGGCCAAGTCCGAAAAGGTCGCCGCAGTTGCGGAGATCGCGGAGCAGTTCAAGAGCTCCACGGCGACGGTTGTCACGGAATACCGTGGCCTGTCCGTCACCCAGATCAGCACGTTGCGACGTTCCCTCGGTGAGGGTGCAACCTACTCCGTCGCCAAGAACACCCTGGTGAAGCGTGCCGCTGCTGAGGCGGGCGTGGAAGGGCTCGACGAGCTGTTCACCGGTCCGACCGCCATCGCCTTCATCGAAGGTGAGCCGGTCGTGGCCGCGAAGGCGATCAAGACGTTCGCCAAGGACAACAAGGCGCTGGTCATCAAGGGCGGGTACATGGACGGCCGCGCGCTGTCCATTGCCGAGATCGAGCAGATCGCCGACCTTGAGACCCGTGAGGTCTTGCTGGCCAAGCTCGCCGGTGCCATGAAGGGCAACTTGGCTAAGGCCGCCGGTCTGTTCAACCAGCCGGCTTCGCAGGTGGCGCGCCTGGCCGCGGCCCTGCAGGAGAAGAAGAACGAAGCCGGCGAGACCGAATAG
- a CDS encoding VOC family protein: MINGIGIHSVYVLDQDVALDFYVGTLGFTVDTDVDMGFMRWLTIAPPGQPDRLILLEKPGPPALSDETAAKIRDLVTQGAMPVTILSTDDCRGTHAALVARGVEFTQDPEDQPYGTDCAFRDPFGNALRMTQRTAADRPIGADDIGRWAPDE, translated from the coding sequence ATGATCAACGGCATCGGTATCCATTCCGTCTACGTCCTCGATCAGGACGTCGCACTCGACTTCTACGTCGGCACACTCGGTTTCACGGTCGACACCGACGTCGACATGGGTTTCATGCGGTGGTTGACGATCGCGCCGCCCGGTCAACCCGACCGGCTCATCCTGCTCGAGAAGCCCGGGCCGCCCGCGCTTTCCGACGAGACCGCCGCGAAGATCCGCGACCTCGTGACGCAGGGGGCGATGCCGGTGACGATCCTGTCGACCGACGATTGTCGCGGCACCCACGCGGCGCTCGTCGCGCGCGGCGTCGAGTTCACCCAGGACCCCGAAGACCAGCCCTACGGCACCGACTGTGCGTTCCGGGACCCGTTCGGCAATGCGTTGCGAATGACCCAACGCACCGCCGCCGACCGGCCGATCGGAGCCGACGACATCGGCCGCTGGGCGCCGGACGAGTGA
- a CDS encoding excalibur calcium-binding domain-containing protein, whose amino-acid sequence MRCSRKMVLGFLAAASMTVAPLMVAAPAAAATDYANCTELRGDYPHGVGKTGAVDSTSGTPVTTFTVDDELYEANSESDRDGDGIACEKH is encoded by the coding sequence ATGCGTTGCTCGCGAAAGATGGTTCTCGGATTTCTGGCCGCGGCGTCGATGACGGTAGCTCCGCTGATGGTGGCGGCACCCGCCGCGGCGGCAACCGACTACGCCAATTGCACCGAACTGCGCGGCGACTACCCGCACGGTGTCGGCAAGACCGGCGCCGTCGACTCGACGTCGGGTACGCCGGTCACGACGTTCACCGTCGACGACGAACTGTACGAGGCGAACTCCGAGAGCGACCGCGACGGGGACGGCATCGCCTGCGAGAAGCACTGA
- a CDS encoding CocE/NonD family hydrolase codes for MTYQLDPTQPRARVAPSTRTRTTGAPHFGTLPLGDPTGGADGIRWREQVDGKQLYPRVVIDRNVSITMSDGVVLRATVIRPANRFGQTILTPYPAVININPYNRAAIDFIDQTLHAPVLGKALHTASRSMDATGTALEGLTTLTQTLSGGVFDVFGINRNLVRSGYVQVVVDVRGTGASLGKWQILGPREQQDSVEVIDWVTEQEWCDGTVGMAGWSYSAINSLQAADKRPPQLKAVFAVEGCDDLVRDIYITGGMPSAFIPVWLSAVNMLKWVPNPANVIRDLVRGDAVRWAIDRVKSPATEIPSLLWGFLTARDPRIFDDPYFDARDPIVDRIEAPTFTVGAWHDLFGRSATGVYERLQMEPGRKQMIVGDGYHLDVGSGYGGKFAPPRLDVLERAWFDRWLKGHRNGIEYYGPVTMLQQGGAWTAGQSFPRPGVAPTRLYLTAEPSSTADHCVHDGSLSTTPAQGVSSLHVRPDTRGLRSRDMTQVTAGATLALGADFARDARYQERGALSFTTEPVGEATPISGAMNLRLNVATTAHEAVWAVTVNDVAPDGTSVVLTNGALSASNRALDQSKSTYADDGSLLSAHHYLSRKRKLPVPADEPIRLDVDLVPTDAVLQPGHRLRVDVYAASLPRYLTLVPDLIKARGRRHQRLVLDPDHPSHLTLLAGDGLR; via the coding sequence ATGACGTACCAGCTGGATCCCACACAGCCGCGCGCCCGTGTCGCTCCGTCGACACGAACCCGCACCACTGGTGCGCCGCATTTCGGCACGCTCCCGCTGGGTGATCCCACCGGCGGCGCCGACGGTATCCGCTGGCGCGAGCAGGTCGACGGAAAGCAGCTCTACCCGCGCGTCGTCATCGACCGGAACGTCTCCATCACCATGAGCGACGGCGTCGTCCTGCGCGCCACGGTCATCCGGCCCGCCAACCGGTTCGGGCAGACGATCCTCACCCCCTATCCCGCGGTCATCAACATCAACCCGTACAACCGCGCGGCCATCGACTTCATCGACCAGACCCTCCACGCCCCCGTCCTCGGCAAGGCACTGCACACCGCATCCCGGTCGATGGACGCGACGGGCACGGCCCTCGAGGGACTCACGACGTTGACACAGACCCTGTCGGGCGGCGTCTTCGACGTCTTCGGCATCAATCGCAACCTGGTACGCAGCGGGTACGTGCAGGTCGTCGTCGACGTCCGCGGAACCGGCGCGAGCCTGGGTAAATGGCAGATCCTCGGTCCTCGCGAGCAGCAGGACTCGGTGGAGGTCATCGATTGGGTGACCGAGCAGGAGTGGTGCGACGGGACCGTCGGGATGGCCGGCTGGTCGTACTCGGCGATCAACTCGCTGCAGGCCGCGGACAAGCGGCCGCCACAGCTGAAAGCCGTGTTCGCCGTAGAGGGTTGCGACGACCTGGTGCGCGACATCTACATCACCGGCGGCATGCCGTCGGCCTTCATCCCGGTGTGGTTGTCCGCGGTCAACATGCTCAAGTGGGTTCCCAACCCCGCCAACGTGATCCGCGACCTCGTGCGCGGCGACGCGGTGCGCTGGGCGATCGACCGGGTGAAGTCCCCGGCCACCGAGATCCCCTCGCTGCTGTGGGGGTTCCTGACCGCCCGTGATCCACGCATCTTCGACGACCCGTACTTCGACGCCCGCGACCCGATCGTCGACCGCATCGAAGCACCCACCTTCACCGTCGGCGCCTGGCATGATCTGTTCGGCCGCAGTGCAACCGGGGTGTACGAGCGCCTGCAGATGGAGCCGGGCCGCAAGCAGATGATCGTCGGCGACGGCTATCACCTCGACGTGGGGTCGGGATACGGCGGCAAGTTCGCTCCCCCGCGTCTGGACGTCCTCGAACGCGCGTGGTTCGACCGCTGGCTCAAGGGCCACCGCAACGGGATCGAGTACTACGGGCCGGTCACCATGCTGCAGCAGGGCGGTGCGTGGACCGCGGGGCAGAGCTTCCCCCGTCCCGGGGTGGCCCCGACGCGGCTCTACCTGACTGCCGAACCGTCGTCGACCGCCGACCATTGCGTCCACGACGGTTCGCTGAGCACCACTCCCGCACAGGGTGTTTCGTCTCTACACGTCCGGCCCGACACCCGCGGACTCCGGTCCCGGGACATGACCCAGGTGACCGCGGGGGCGACGCTGGCCCTCGGCGCGGACTTCGCCCGGGATGCGCGATACCAGGAGCGGGGCGCGTTGTCGTTCACCACGGAGCCGGTCGGAGAGGCCACCCCGATCAGCGGCGCCATGAACTTGCGCCTCAACGTCGCCACCACGGCACACGAGGCCGTCTGGGCGGTGACCGTGAACGACGTCGCTCCCGACGGTACGTCGGTGGTGCTGACCAACGGTGCGCTGTCGGCGTCGAATCGCGCACTGGATCAATCGAAGTCGACGTACGCCGACGACGGCAGCCTGCTCTCGGCGCACCACTATCTGTCCCGCAAGCGCAAGCTGCCGGTGCCCGCCGACGAACCGATCCGCCTCGACGTCGACCTCGTCCCCACCGACGCGGTCCTGCAGCCGGGCCATCGGCTCCGGGTCGACGTCTACGCCGCGAGTCTCCCGCGTTACCTGACGCTCGTGCCCGACCTCATCAAGGCACGCGGCCGCCGACACCAGCGCCTGGTCCTCGACCCCGACCACCCGAGCCACCTGACGCTGCTCGCCGGCGACGGGCTGCGCTGA
- a CDS encoding DUF2786 domain-containing protein, producing MRDDKLLTRISALLRQAENTDNEHEAETFMQAAQRLATASSIDLAVARAHDPAARKKVTPISRQIAIGEPGKRGLRTYVQLFVAITAANDVTVDVASNSTFVLAYGYEADIDACEALYTSLIVQMVAASDAYLRSGAYKGETFARVVTRGNGWRARRVIEEKPLSPITARLNFQSAFAERIGKRLAEARDAARAEALAAERDSGDTTRSTAVALRNKEIEVTDFYRTKSSARGTWRPSSASAGYSEAARRAGDRAGRRAKIGGDREFGGARGALEG from the coding sequence ATGCGCGACGACAAGCTGCTCACCCGGATCTCCGCCCTTCTCCGTCAAGCGGAGAACACCGACAACGAGCACGAGGCCGAGACCTTCATGCAGGCGGCCCAGCGGCTCGCGACGGCATCGTCGATCGACCTGGCCGTGGCGCGCGCCCACGATCCCGCCGCGCGCAAGAAGGTCACCCCGATCAGCCGTCAGATCGCCATCGGCGAACCCGGCAAACGCGGACTGCGGACCTATGTGCAGCTCTTCGTCGCCATCACCGCCGCCAACGACGTGACCGTCGACGTGGCGAGCAACTCGACCTTCGTGCTCGCCTACGGATACGAAGCCGACATCGACGCCTGCGAGGCCCTCTACACGTCGCTGATCGTGCAGATGGTCGCGGCCAGCGACGCCTACCTGCGGTCGGGTGCCTACAAGGGCGAGACGTTCGCGCGGGTCGTCACCCGCGGGAATGGGTGGCGTGCCCGGCGGGTGATCGAGGAGAAGCCGTTGTCGCCGATCACGGCGCGGCTCAACTTCCAGTCGGCGTTCGCCGAACGCATCGGCAAGCGTCTCGCCGAGGCCCGCGACGCCGCGCGTGCGGAGGCCCTGGCCGCCGAACGTGACTCCGGGGACACCACGCGCTCGACGGCAGTCGCGTTGCGCAACAAGGAGATCGAGGTCACCGACTTCTACCGGACGAAGTCGAGTGCTCGCGGGACGTGGCGTCCGTCGAGCGCCTCGGCCGGCTACTCGGAGGCCGCACGCCGCGCCGGCGACCGCGCGGGACGTCGCGCGAAGATCGGCGGTGACCGCGAGTTCGGCGGTGCGCGTGGTGCTTTGGAGGGTTAG
- a CDS encoding helix-turn-helix domain-containing protein — protein MFTQVEDENRRLLRARDAIDLSYADDLDIATLARIALMSPSHFIRRFRAVFGETPHRYLQRRRIERACALLRTTDVPVLDVALLVGYDSPGTFGRTFSRLVGSSPTAYRQRVAPIPVPGCFVRRWTRPSDAATGVPRAAEVSDFGEAPTGPPVVSSGA, from the coding sequence GTGTTCACCCAGGTCGAGGACGAGAACCGCCGGTTGCTCCGTGCGCGCGACGCCATCGACCTCTCCTACGCCGACGACCTCGACATCGCAACGCTCGCCCGCATCGCGCTGATGTCGCCGTCGCACTTCATCCGCCGGTTCCGGGCCGTGTTCGGGGAGACGCCGCACCGCTACCTGCAGCGTCGGCGCATCGAGCGAGCCTGTGCCCTCCTTCGGACCACCGACGTCCCGGTGCTCGACGTCGCGTTGCTGGTCGGCTACGACAGTCCTGGCACGTTCGGCCGGACGTTCAGCCGACTCGTCGGCTCCAGTCCCACGGCCTACCGGCAGCGTGTCGCTCCGATTCCCGTTCCCGGTTGCTTCGTGCGCCGGTGGACCAGGCCGAGCGATGCTGCCACCGGGGTCCCGCGAGCGGCCGAAGTGAGCGATTTCGGAGAAGCGCCGACCGGGCCGCCGGTCGTATCGTCGGGCGCATGA